TGCTGATAATAGGTGGGCAAATATCCTCTGCTGTTGCTGTCACATTCTCAGAATAACACTTCCTCTTCAGTTCTCAGGAAAATTACTTGAAAACAAGAAGCAGCAGACATGAGAGGAGAAACATCTCAGTTGGTTTCAGTAAAATTACGTTTTCAGAGTAAACATCAGGAGAATAATTCTGGTGAATTTACTCTTCACTCTTCATTACTTCTAAATACAACAAAGAATATtacattttctctttcctcaGTTCTTTTGATGATCAAAGTTATGCTTCCTGGATTTAGTGTTGGggtaaaaattatgtttaaaataccTCAGAGATAAAAGTcgtttttccatttctcttttAGTGTCATCAATGAATCCTGAGGGTATAAACATCAACATCTGCAGCTAAATTACCAAGTATAAGCGGTTAAACACAAAGGGCACAGTCACTGGGAGGAAGTGATGCAACTGAAAACTgcatgaatgtatttttaaacagaGCCAACATTAGAGACTGAATCATTTGTGAAACTAACAGAGCAGTAAGACACCATGGCTGCTTTCAGATGGATTCAAATCTTTTTACTTCTGATCCTCATGCTTCAGTTTAATGGTAAGGATCACAAtgacaaattttactgaacCAACTATGTTTTATCACTTTAGCTGGTAGTTATTACATGTtagtgttttcacattttgttgaaatttgactttgcattttAACAGCACAAACTGAGACGCAGCAAACCTTCGTTACTGTCAGAGGTGGAGATGAAGTCACTTTACCTTGTGGAAACAGAAGAGACACAGATGATGAATATGATAAAACTACTTGGATCTTCAATGATAGACATAGATCTGAAACAAGAACACTGGTCAAACTTGGAAATAATCACAGAGAAATGAAAACTATATCAGACAGACTGAGTGTTACAGCAAACGGTTCTCTGCATCTACATAAAGTCACAGAGTATGATGCTGGCCGGTACGTCTGCAGTTGGATCAATTCAGGACAAGAACATGACTTTCAAGTGTTTCTATCTTTAATTACTAGTGAGTATTTACATCAtgtaaaaactacatttgtaaagttacatTTATAATACATCAATCATGTAGTAATTAAGTTAATACAGAATCTTCTCTGTTACTTCTCCATTTTCACCAGTTGTTGAACAGGAGAACCCAGATAACGTCGCTCTGTTCTGCACTGTGTTGGATTATGAGCGCTGTCTTCATGAGGTGAAGTGGCTTCATGAGGGGAACGAGGAAAAACCCTCAGATATGGAAATAAACCCACATTCCTGCTCTGCCACTGTGACATTTCCAACATCTCATCAGAAATTAGACATTTATCCGTCACTAACATGTAAAATCACAAACTCAGTCACTAAAGCAGTTCAGCTGATCCCCTTCAGTCCTCAGTCCTCAggtaagaaaacatttctattcATGAAATATTGAAACTCACCTGTAAAAACATGATCTGTTAAAAATTCAACTTATTAACTGATGTTCTGACAATCGATTCTTAAATGCTGTAAGTTAATGACTTGATGCAAGCTGCTGGGTTTCCATAGAAACCTATTAACTACTTTGAATATTTACTTGTAAAACTTGGTTGGAATGAATGtgagattttaaaactgttttaataaagcctgaattttaattattatatgtAAAGCATCTTAAGATGTGATTTGCTGTGAATTGGTGCGgtataaataaacttaactgAAGTGAATACGACATCACTAAGCTAGGTTTATCCTactttttaaacctgttttatgttttttattcctgaaggagaaaatcaaagaaaaacaactaaaggaGTAGAAAAAACAACCAACTCAGCAGATTTTACATCAACAAGTAGGTTGacatttaaaccattttatgcAATGACCAAAccttctctctttgtttttatggaattacattgtttttaatgtaatgaatCATTTTCTTAGGTTTTCCATGGTGGTATATTTTTATTCCCTTATGCTTACTGATGGTTTTAATAACCGTCCTGGTGATCATCAGGTGGAACAAAACTA
The Gambusia affinis linkage group LG22, SWU_Gaff_1.0, whole genome shotgun sequence DNA segment above includes these coding regions:
- the LOC122825059 gene encoding uncharacterized protein LOC122825059; the encoded protein is MAAFRWIQIFLLLILMLQFNAQTETQQTFVTVRGGDEVTLPCGNRRDTDDEYDKTTWIFNDRHRSETRTLVKLGNNHREMKTISDRLSVTANGSLHLHKVTEYDAGRYVCSWINSGQEHDFQVFLSLITIVEQENPDNVALFCTVLDYERCLHEVKWLHEGNEEKPSDMEINPHSCSATVTFPTSHQKLDIYPSLTCKITNSVTKAVQLIPFSPQSSGENQRKTTKGVEKTTNSADFTSTSFPWWYIFIPLCLLMVLITVLVIIRWNKTKGNKTQIEGIQVPQHKEATKQELNPESSVGSAVPETSQNTTEPEDGLSYASINFKKSKKKTGNVADTVIYSSVGTSSSSAGVSSDTDCLYSTVNIK